The following proteins come from a genomic window of Paucimonas lemoignei:
- the rpsR gene encoding 30S ribosomal protein S18 has protein sequence MARFFRRRKFCRFTAEDVKEIDYKDLNTLKAYVSETGKIVPSRITGTKARYQRQLATAIKRARFLALLAYTDSHGR, from the coding sequence ATGGCACGTTTCTTCCGTCGTCGTAAATTCTGCCGCTTCACCGCTGAAGACGTGAAAGAGATCGATTACAAAGATCTCAACACTCTGAAAGCCTATGTATCCGAGACCGGCAAAATCGTTCCAAGCCGTATCACTGGTACCAAAGCACGTTATCAGCGTCAGCTGGCCACCGCTATCAAGCGCGCCCGCTTCCTGGCCCTGCTGGCCTACACCGAC